Part of the Aquimarina sp. TRL1 genome, TAAGCAAAAGCACAGAGAAAATATTCGTTTGATGGCGCTATATGATTCATTTTTAATGAATACGCCTTTGTCTTTTGAAGACAGGATAAAGATTAACGAAGAAATAGCAAGGCTTTCAATGCAAAACAGACTTTTTGAACAATTAACAGTTTCAGAATACAATAAAGAATACTCAGACTTCACCATTAAAATAAACAGTCAATGGATTTAGTAAAATTAAAAATAACATTATCTCAATTAGAAGTACTTAATCAGGTCTTCTCCCATTTAAATTACCACATTCAGGACGCAAAGGTACTACGAAGTATATTACTCCCTGTTGCTATCAAATTAGCGACCAAAGCAGTAAATGCAAAACCTTCAAAAAAAACCTTCAAAATATCCATTAAATATCATGAAGCATATTATATGCACAGATTCCTCTCAATATATTTTGATGCCACTTCGCTGGGTGAATATCAAAAAAATGCAGTTCGAAGTATTTACAATCAATTAGATCAAATTCTAGCGTAAATGGAAGTAACAACAACCTATACTGTTAAAAGTAAAAATTACCCGACTATTTGGGAGTTTAAATATGATTTAAACGGTGTTTTAACCTCCTTTAAAATAGATGGCTCACTGAATCAAACACAAATAGACTGGCTATTTTCTTCAAAATTTCCGTACAAAGAAGAAGTGATAAAAAAATGGAAGAGCATTAAAAATTTTGAAATTATTATCGGAGCTCCAGATTTAAGCTTTCAAACATTTTGGAATGTATATGGCTATAAAATTAAGAAAGTAGTTTCGGAAAGAGCATGGAAGAAACTCTCGAAAGCAGACAGACTAAATGCTTTAAAAGGCGTCAAAAAATACAACAATTTTCTCTATAGAAAACCCGGGCGAGAAAAGGCAAATGCGGCAACATATTTAAATCAAAAATATTGGGAAGATGAATATTCCAGCAACTAAACAAAAGCAAAAAAAATGAACTTAAAACCAGAATTCACACCGTTCGAAAAACTAATATTAACAGCTTGTCTTATATGTATGGCTACAGCTATATATGGACTGCTTGATTTACTTAGTGTATTAAAATCAGGATGCTAAAAAAACGCCGAAAAGCCATTTTGAGCGCGATAAAAAACACTGCAGCTTATCGTAATGGCAGTATTGATTATGTTATCAAAGACGATGTTATAAACATCTACAACAGATTAAACAATAAGGAATACATTGCTGTATCTGTAATTTATGCTTTGGATTCCTTTACAGTAAAAATTAAGGCTTGGAAATCAATCCCATATCTAGAAGTAAAATAAAAGAACATGGTTACAATTAATTCATATTTTTCAGGTGCAGGATTATTTGATTTAGGGTTTTTGCTCGCCGGAATCGAAATAAAACAATCTTTTGAGATCGATAAGTATTGTTGTAAGGTACAGCGTGACAACCTTAATCACGATGTAATTGAATCAGATATTGCGAAGAAGCTTGTGTTTGATGAATCAGATTCAGACGTAAAGGTATTCACCTACCCATGTACTAAATACAGTACAATTGCGGATATTCATGGAACAAGAACAGGAGACGAACTATTCTTACATGCCTTCCGGCATATAGCTATCTCAGACCCGGAAGTATTTGTGGTAGAGAACGTACCCGGAATGCGAGCATTTCCAGTGGTAATGGAAGCGATGACAAAGCTTCCTAATTATTACGTGACTACTTTTTGTCCTATTAAGACATCAACATGGCTTCCTCAAAGAAGAGACAGACTTATTATTTTTGGAAGCAAAAAGCCGTTTAATTGGCGCCCTCCAAAAAACGCAACACCTGTAAAGCTTAAAGATATTTTGGAGATAAACCCTAGGGTAACATTACCAAAAGCTATCAAACAAAGAATGAACGGGAAATATCGAGACTTACCAATTATTTCAGACCCGAACAGAAACGACATTGCTCCAACATGCGTGGCGCACTATGCAAAAGATAAGTCGACCAGGCTAGTAAAAGATAAACGATTTCCGTTAGGGGTTAGACCCTATTCAGTTAGAGAATACGCAAGGCTACAAGGAGTGCCTGATTGGTACGAATTTAATTGTTCAGATACCTATGCATACAGAATGATTGGTAACGGAGTTTCCGTACCTGTAGGTATATGGGCAGCAGAAGAAATCAAAAGGTATTTTAAATAAAAGAATTACCAATATAAATTCTTAAGTAGAAATAAAATAACAAATTTAAAATCGAGAAAATGCAAAGAAAAAAACAATCGCTGTTTAAATTGTGTATTAATATGATTCGTAGAGTTTTCAAGAAGAAGACTCCTTTAAAATTTAAATTACACTGTTTTGAATGTGAAATTGAAACGTCAGTACTACAGGATATAAAAAAGAATTGGTATTGTTCAGATTGCGGACTTAAACATTAATAGCATGGAAAGTAAAAGACCATAAATAAGGGTTTAAATATGAAAGCATTACAATTATACAAAACAGCTACAAAAGTCAAAAACAGAAGGAGTAAAAAAGTAGCTATCAAGCAGTACAGAGCAATTAAAAAAGCTCTTCGCAAAACCGCAAAAAGTGGGAAGTACAGGATAAAATTTCAAATTTACATTTGGGATGGGGCAGGAATGGAGCGGTTAATTGCTGTACGTTTTTTCAGAAAAAGACATAAAGGTTTTAAGGTATCAATTAAGCCGATAAAACATTGTAAAAACGATGTTTTTTACAAATGCAATAAAGTGAGAATCACAATATCCTTTAAGAAATAAAATTAGTAGAACCAAGATAATTAAAGCAATGAAAAGAGTAAAAAGAATATCAGTAGAAGTAAGGTACATGGTAGATATTTACGATGTGGATATACCTGAAGTGGTATATAGTCAGATAGTTCAAGCAAACAAGAACAATGATATAATTTTCTTCTCTGATGGCATTGAATGCTCAGAGTGGCTATATAAAAAGACAGGTGAGTCAGATTTTTTTGATTGGGGGTGTGAAATATGTGATATAGATGAAGACGTATGAAAAACAGAAAGCTTTAAGAGCTTTTGGCTCTATTCCTTTAAATAGAATTCCAAATAATAAAAAGTCTAAATAAACGATGAATGAATTAACCACATTACGCAATGATATAGCGGCTTTGATATATGCAAAACCTTGTGATTTTGATGATTTATGTGCTAGAGAAATGCTTGCAAATAAATCTCAATATGGTATTCAATTATTAGTACGAAGATTATACAATTTGGATGCCTTGTATTACAAAGGTGAGAAAATGTATATTAAAAAGAAATGGGCTAAGGAAAACTTAAAAGATTACGATTTGGATTTTAGATCGGAGAGAGAAAAATATATTGATGGACTTTCTGATTTTGAAAAATACGTACTAGGAATTAAAAATTGAAAGTCTAAAAAACAATGAAAAAACCGCCAAAAAATTGCTTTTTGGCGGTTTTTTTTGTTTTACGCTACGTTTTTATACATTTGTGGTATGCCAAGAAACTCACACCTCATAATCCTACGTAATCAGAACATTAGAAAGCGTTTTCATGAGATTTCGCAGAAACACCCTAACTGGCGCTACAACGCTATCTTAAATGAAGTTTCTGTTCAGTTCTACTTATCTGTACGAACAATTGCAGCTATCATAAATGAGGAAAAGCCTTACAGCAAACAAGCTGATCAAAAAAGACTGCAAAGTCAACAATCGCTTTTTTGATTTATAATTTATCAGTAATGTTATATAGCTGATATTTTTCGTCTTCCTCCTTAATTGTTAAGTATACATTTTTGTTTTTAATTTGCAGATGTAAAAAATGGTATTTACTTCCTTTCTTCTCTTTTGTTTTAATGTACAATGCATTTTTAATTACATTTTTTAGGTCATAAAAAACAGCGTTTAATTGGTAGCTGTTTTCTGTTTTTTGTTGGAGTATTCGATCCACCGCCTCTGGTAATATTTTTACTTTCCCCAATTGAGAATTAAATGATTTGTCAAGCAGCTGTTGTTTTACAATGTATTGTTTTATTTGCTGAGTCTGAATATTCATAATTGCTTTGTGCGCCATATCGGCAATATTCTTGTAATTTTTGATTTTAAAATATGGGTGGCTTTTATCGAACACAACTCCTGTTTTTCCGGTATTTTGATTAAACATAGGCGGTAGTTCCGGCATGTTTTCAACGTTATATCCTTTTGTGTCAACTGCTTTATCTGTTCTAAAGACATTACATCTACACCCGTGATCATTTGGTATGTAATGTGTATTCCAGAATACATGGTCAACAGGCAAAATTATTCCGTGCCATTTTTTATGCAGCTCCCTTGTTCTTCCGTCATTTACTGCTACGTAGATTAAGTTTGGGTATATGTGTTTTGTACGCTGTATATCTTGCCATCTTCGTGCTGCTTTTGCACTTGTTTTAGCTAAATGATACTCTGTTTTTAGCCAAACCGAATTATACCGCGTGTTAAGTGCAAGCGCTGCATTTTTAAAATCTTCCCAACTTCGGGCTTCTCCATTATCATCGATCAGTAGTTTTACTGTCTCTTCGATTTGGTGATGATTTTTAAACGCTGCGAATACTCCAACATTATACTTTAAATGTGAGATCATTTCCCAATCAGGAGAAATGTAACCAACTTCGCTTAAGGTTTTTCCATAGCCTTCTGTTACTGCTTTTTGTAACACTTTTATTGTGTTTTTAAGCAGTTTTTTTCTGTTAATTTTTTTACCCTTATAAATGTCCGATATCATTCTATTAATTATCGTGATATCTATTATAGCCTGATTTTTATCGGCACTTAAAGTGTGTTTTTCGCAACAATGCGATCTATACAACAAATCAAGTGCCGTTAATTCTTTTTTTCGCTCTGCGGTGTTTTTATTTTTTTTGGCTTTTCTTCTAGTTCTGCCCCATAGGTGATTTCTAGATATTGTTTTGTTAATCTAAAACCGGATGATTTCATAAGGATCTGATCGGTTTTTATCCTCTCTAAAGGATCTGTAGAAGTTTCAGTTCCGATTCTCTCTTCTTCTGATAGATGTCCTAATCTTCTCAATACAGGCACTAAATGATCATTCAGCCAGAACAGGCAGTTTTTCAAATCGGCTTTGGTTATTTCTTCTTCTGTTCTTTCATGCACTTCGGCTTGACTCTTGGAAGAGCCATCTTTAACTGTCATGGTTTGCCCATTAATCAAAATAGAAACCTGACTGTCGACTGCTTCTATTTTTTTAAAGAATACCTGAAACGCGTCCTGATTTTTGTTTTCTTTTATTTCTATTTCTGCAGTAGTAGGAAACACGGCATGTGATGCCTTTCCCATCTGTTCCAACCATTGTGCAACTTCTTGTTTTACCTTATCGTTTGTTGATGAAATTTTGGCAATACGTATTGGAATACCAAAAATTTGTTCGAACTCGTCCCAACTCGCCCAGGAATGTCTTTTTAAAATCGTCAGCGGAACCGCTTTTTCGAGAAGTCCATGCCCTTGGTGTAATTTTGCAAACAACAGATCGTCAGGAAAGGCGGTAAAATCCAGTCCTTTGTCGTCTGTAATGTTTTTTACAACCATCCCCGTATCAGGAATCACATTCGCCCTTTCAATGTTTCTTACCGCTTTTATTTCGTTTCCTTCTTTCAAAATTTGCATCAGCGAGTATTCGAAAAAAATGCTTTCCATCAGATACCTCAAAAGGTCGCTGAACCATTTTTTTTCGATAATCTTATTTTTGTCAGAAATGGTAACGCCTTTATTGTTGGTAATCACAAACCGACGGTTTTGAATTCTGAGAATACGATTTTCTATCACCGCTGTTAAGTGGCTATCCATCATTGCATCTTTGTATACTTCTTGCTGCAGATATGTTTTTGGATTAGCGCTTTGGCGCATCATTCTTGCGCGTTGGTGGTGGTTAATTTCCCTGCGATATACTGATTGTTTAACCTTGGCTAAATCAAGTGTTATTTCTTGTGCTTTTTTTGCCAATTCTAAAGTGTTTCCCGGCATTGCCTTATTGTTAATTGTAATATTTTCCATTGTTTATTTTAGAATTTTATCCAACCCTTTTTTTACTTTCCGGTTAATCTTAGCGGTTTTGCTTTTCGCTGCTCCGATGTGCTTCCTTTTATGCATATTTCCTTTTCCTTCGTTATGTATTTCTGCGTAAGCTTTATCACTTGTGAAAGTTGCTTTGTTGCCACTTTTGCTGGATTTGTATGAATATCTCAGCTTGTCTCCTCCTGTGCCATGCCCGGTAAGAATTGCTCGTCCTTCGTTCTTTCTTCCATAGGCTGTTTTATTTCCTCTTTTTCCTCTTCGATTCGTTCTGTATCTTGTGATATCCCTTCCTTTTTTGTCTTCGGTTTTTCGTTTTTTCCATTTTTCTACACCCCCGTCTGTAAAACCTTCATTTTGGAAATTTTCCTGAATGTGATTTTCTTCTTCGACAATCACTATTTCGATTCCTTCCCGAGCAAGAAACTCTGCGACTCTTTTTGCTTTATGCTTTATCGCTTCTGCTAGTTCTTTCATTCTGTTTTGTATTTAGGCATACCGCCTAATTTTATAAATCCATCTCCCGAGGTTTCTGGCTCTGCTTCTTTTTCAGGTAGATTTATATCAAGTTTCCCGGTAGCGATGTCGAATAACCAAGTCCGCGTTTCATCGTAATCGATGCGTGTATCGTCATCAATTTGAATATCTTTTCGTTTGTATAATTCGTACTTGACTATTCGCTTTAAGTGCTTTTTGATGGTTGGATTTCTCTCCGTTCCTCTTTTATCAAAAATATTATGATGCGCATATTTTTTTAAATACCCCATCATATCATCGATACTTTCTTCAATTACTTCTGTGACTATCTCATCATTATCGTTAATAAGATTATTTATCACTTGTACGACTGATATCGTTTTTAAATCGTCTTTCTCAATAAACATAATTGTATTTGTTATCTATGGCGGTACGTACTACTGCCTGAAATGTTAATTTATATGCCGGGCGTCGATATTGATCGCTCAAATCTTTGTCGTGAATCAAGGTAAAACCATCGGGAAAAGTGTCCTCTTGCACCCATTGAAGTGTATTTGCTGTTTGTTCTACAATATTGAGAATATCATCCTCTTTAGCTTCATCAGCTGCACCAACAAAAGAATCGGTGCCTTGATGAAAAAACAGATATACGGATACACTTACTTCCCCCTCTTGAAGCTGCACTGTTCGATCAGTGTAATCAATATCACTAATATGAATATATGCTGCAGGAAAAGATGGCGGATAACTTTTTCTATCGCCATTTAATTGCCCTTTCCAAAGATCAATCCATTTGTAAATCGTTATTTCCTTTAATTCCTTTTTAAAGGTGTTTTTCACCAGTCTGCGTATTTTCATAATAGTTAAAACCCTCCTCTGGTTCGTATTCTAATTATTGGTTTTCTCTTGCTTGTATCAGAAGAAATCTCAGCCCCAAAAAGGAGTCTCCCTTTTCTTACTGCGCATTCAAGAGCGTCTAGTAAATCGTCTGGGGACGAACATTTTTTCTCAAAAGCGAGGATATGAATAATTCCCTGTTCCATGTCTTCGCTATCTCTTAATCGCTCATCAAAGGTTAACAGGCGGTTAAAAAACATGGTTTTTAGCGTCGCTACGATACGCTCGTGTTTGTCGCCGGTTGCATGATCGGGCAAAGGAATTCCACTTCCTCCATTTCGCTCACAGGCAATAAGCCAGTTAGGGTCATGCACCGCTTTCTGTGATGCTGTGGCATCGTAATAGCTGTTAATTGCCATACCACGCGCATTGTATTTCCCTTGCCATTGAAAATGTTTATCCATTGCAACCGACGATTCACACTGACGGTAGAATAATTCAAGTACGTGTGCTTTTCCATTTTCAAAACCTAAAACAACCCCTGCTTTGTAATCTCCTCCCTCTGTAAAGGATAAATCCCAAAATTCGACCAGACAATCCCAGTGTTTATTGCCGTGTACTTTTTTAAATCGGATTTCTTTTTCTTTAAACTGTTTCCCTTCTTCGATAGGAGTGTTAAAGTCTTCCCGCTGACTAGTATAGTAGTCTGAGTCTTCAACTATTTCCATACATTCTTCAGAGGTGTATCGTTGTTGCCATGAGGGATTGAAATCAGCATCGCATAAATTGATTGTTTCTATTTCAAAGTTTTTCGAATCCTTGTTTTTCTTTGCCCATCCATCGACAATACCATCTTTAACAATATAGTTATTAGGCATAATCTGACGAAATCTGTCCTTGTGTCCTGCCTTACCTAAATCGCCTGTGATTTTCTCAACTTTTTTAGCTGTAAGTTCTTTGTTTTTTGCAGCTTCTCTGTCTTCTAGGTCATCCATAGAAGCAAAGTCGGGGCGGTCGGCTCCTTTTCGTAACCCACGAAACGGCTGATTTAACCCCAATGCCATGAAGAACTTGTTATCGTTGGTTTCGAATGCTCCATCTGCCCAGCTACCATATTGCATTTGCATTCCAAAATCTTTAATATACCGTTCGTTGTGACCTAAATGCGCTTGCACATCGGCAAGTAATAATTTTGATTGTTTTTCAGCTCTTCCGATAATCAATCCAAAATTTAACTCATTGTTTTCTTTTAAATGAGTTACATTCCCAACATTCGTGTGGATGGATTTCGCAGCACCTCTAAACCAGCGCCTTTGTAGTTTTATTTTACGGTTGCGAAATACTTTTAAATAACTGCTCAAATGAAAATCTGCACAAGGTGCGTCTGCCAAAGGTATAGGAGTATTCATACCAAAATAGTAGTCGAAGAATTCCAAGTAATTCTCCGGCTTCAACAGATGTTTTATACGTTCTTCTTGTTGTGCTGCGGTTTCTTTAAACAGACTGTCATAAGTAGCAACTTTTAAGAACTTGCAACGCTTGTTAAATTCTTCTTTTGCCTCTTTTAGTTCCTTGCTTGTCATTTGATTGAATCGATATATAGTTTGTTGACTACTTCCTGCGCTACATTTGCGGTGTATTTCATCATGTCAAGAATATGTAACCTTTCCCTTTGTGATTTTGCTTCCGATGCTTTAGAAATAAAGGCATCCAGTAAGGTGTCAAAGTTTTCAATCGCATAGGCAGCATTTTTACGCTTATCATTTAATTCTTGAAAAGCTGCCACTATTTTGCGAATAGCGTCTGCGGATACTTTTGGCTTTTCTCCATTTTTCAGCGAATGGAGCGTGTTTAGAATCTCCGCTCTCATTTCACTAATAGAAATAGTGTGCATTTTTTTTGCTTCCTCCCAATTATCTAGCTTCGACCAGTTTTTGACAGTATCAATATGTGTATCTAAAATTTCTGCAATATCAGCATAAGAAAGACCGTTGATAAACATTCTTTTTCCGTCTTTTCTACGCTTTTCTGATACGGCTTTAGGGAGTCTGCCTTTGCGGGGAGGTGCTTTTTTTTTACTCATCGTTTACAGTATTATTTAATAACTCGCGTCGATATTGATTTCTCCGTTTGCTACTTCTATCTTATTTATTTTTATCCCCTCATACTCAAATTGCCGTTTTATCTCCTTTATAGCGTCTTTTAAATTGTCCTCTAATAAGTAATCCGATATTCCCACGCCAATTGCCGGAAACTCCTTAAACTCTCCCTTATGAGCGATTAAAATATGTTCTTGGTGTTTGTCTGTACTATCTCCTGTAACAAAATCTCCGTTTTTGATCAGCAAGTCGTCGTTCTGATCTAATAAAAAATCTTTCATCTCTTTTGGTATTTAATTCTTTACAAAGGTGTAATAATGCAGGGGGAGCGAAAAAAATATAAACAAGCTTTGCCCCTTTAAACACAAGGGTTGCGAAGGATTTAGCAATGGTTGATGTCTTTTTTTTTTAACGAAAAATGATACTGCAATTTTGCCATGAAAATAATTAGAGTATGAAGACATTTGTTGTAACTGATGAGAACGTAATAAACCATTATGGTTTCCGTGTGTTGACCTCTGGAATAGATACCTCTCAATTTAACAGAAACCCTCTTATGTATTATATGCATAATCGTCGGGAATGGAATCCTGATGGTACAGAAGTGATCGGTGGCTGGAAAAAATTAAAAACTAATGACGCAGGGCAAATGACTGCAGTTCCTTGGTTTGATGATAAAGAAAGTTTTGCTGCACTTATTGGGGGGAAGGTTGAAAGAAATGTATTGCGAATGGCTAGTATCGGAATAGAAATTATAGAGACTAGTGAAGACCCTAAATATTTATTACAAGGACAAGCAAGAGCGACCGTTACAAAATGTCGTTTGGTTGAAATCTCCATTGTAGATCAAGGAGCAAATGACAATGCACTTAGCTTTTATGACGCAGACAACAACAAAGTGGAACTTAAAACAGCTCTAGCCAGTGTTCCTTCAATTCAAAAACAAAAAACAGAAACTAAAGACAATATGAGTACTTCAACCATTGCCCTAGCATTAGGGCTGAAAAGCGATGCTACCGAAATTGAGCAATTGCAAAAGATCAATGATTTAAAAAAAAGTAATACTGATTTGTCATCAGAGCTTACCACTCTCAAAAAAGAGCAACAAACACAACAGGATAAAGAGTCAAAAGAGTTGATCGAAAAGGCATCAGTACAATTAGGTTTGACAGGCGATGCAAAGGAAAGCTTTGAAGAAAGTTACACCACACTTTTTAAAGCAGATCATCAAAGTGCTAAATCTGCACTTTCCAATTTATTCAACATTGCGTCTGCTAAAAAAACTTCAAATACTGAGCTTTCCGCTTTTATGAAAGATGTTGGAGGAAGTGGAGATTCCTCAGATAAGGAATCAACCTTTGATTATCTACAGAAGCATAATCAACAGGAGCTCGCAAGAATAAAAGAAAACGACCCGCAGCTTTACACTCAATTGGCTGCTGATTATAAAAAGGGAGTTCGATATCATAAATAATTTCAAAAAAAAGTAAAACAATGGCACTACAGACAGAAGTATGGGAGGCAGACTTAAAGGAAAATCCCATTCCTGATACAAGTTTTGTTTATCAAAGCGAGGAGAAATCCGAATATGTAAACAACAACACTCTGCATCTACAAGAAGCAGGGATTGAACCTACTGTTTATGAGAATTTTTTCGCTGCTGATCCAGACGCGGAATTACCCATCATGGCGGTTGATGATATTCCACACGAAGTATTGTTGTCGACTTATAGTACGGCTGTAACAAGGCATCGTAAGTTAGAAGAGGTGGAGCTTTCGTATGGTCGCAGACAGTCAGTGATTAACAGGCATAGAAATGCTTTGGCTAAACAGTTAGGGAGAAAAGCAGCGTATATGTGGACTCCGGGTGAGGGCAACGAGTTTAACTCAAAAATGGATTTAGCTGCCAATGATTCTATTATTGACGCTATTACTGATTTGCGTGCATTCTATATGGATCACGATATAAATGAAGATTTGAATTTATGCTTAAATGCTGGTCATTGGGCTCGTATTAAAAAAGAAGACAAAAAGCTTTACAAAGAACTGATCGCTGAAAAAAACAAAATCTATTGTGATTTTAAGATTTTCACGTACTCCCAAACTCCTGTCTTTACTGAAACAGGAATTAAAAAACCTTACGGAGCAGTACCATTAGCCGGAGATAGAAGAAGTTCTTTTTCCTGGGTTTCAAGCGAAACGTTTCGATGTTTTGGAGATACAGAAGCTTTTCTAGAAGAGAAAAAAGCAAAAACGCAAGCTGATTTGTTGTCTTATGCACAACGAGGATTGGTAGGAAACATTCGAGCCAACAATCCTAAATATCTGGGAGCAATAATCTAAATAAGTATGGAAAATAAAGATAAACAACCAAGTAATAAATCATCCGAGAAATCCCCTGCTCAGGATTTTTTTAAAAGACGTCCTAGTGTAGAAAAGTTATTCGAGACTTCCGATAGTTTCTTATTTGCCGATCCTTTTCTAGCAAACAAACATGCAGCAACGCTGAAAATCAAAACCGTGAAAACGATCACCCCAGAGAAGAAAGCGGATAAAGATAGTACCCCAGAAAGCTAATCATTTTTATTTACGAGCCTGTCCTGCCATTTCGCAGGAGGCTTGTACCCTACGGGGTAAAATCCTTGTCTTATGAGAGAAATAACAACAATAGTAGTTCATTGTTTAGCAACAATCGAAGGTGAGTATTACGATATCAATGATGTCGATAAAATGCACAAAAAACGAGGTTTTCGATGTGTAGGATATCACAAGCTAATTCTTTTAGATGGAAGTGTGCAAAACGGGCGCCCTCTTCACCAAATCGGAGCTCATGTAAAAGGAAAAAACGAGGATACTATTGGTGTTGCTTATGTGGGAGGGTTAGATCAAAATGGATCGCCAAAAGATACGCGAACAAGCGCGCAAAAGAAATCATTAAAAACGGAACTCAAAAAATTAAAAAACCAATTCCGAAATGCAAAAATAAAAGGACATCGTGATCTTTCCCCAGATCGTAATGGCAATGGAAAAATAGAGCGGTTTGAGTGGTTGAAAGCATGTCCCTGCTTTGACGCAATCAAGGAATACAAAAATCTATAATTATGTTTTTAAAACTTTTAAAAATACCCATTGTACGCCATTTAATTGCCGGATTAGCAATCTTAATAATCGGTTATTTCATAGGCAACAGCCCCACCCAAGAAATTAAAGGGAAATACGATGAATTGTCAAAATCTCACCAACAGTTAAAAGTGACTTTAGACACTTTACAAAACAAGGTGATAAAAATGGCATCGCAAGATCGAATAAAAGTGGAGAACAACTTAAGAGGTCTGCACTTAAAAAAAGGAGGTACGCTTCAATTTCTGCCAGATACAAATATCAGTCAGGAAAAAAAAGAAACTCCCAGAGAAATCCGTAAGAAAAAAAGAGCAAATCGAAAATCTAAAAAAAAAAGACTCATGAGTAATTTACCCGATGTAAAAATAAATATCAATACCGAAGGAATTTCTCAATCTCTTCAAACACAAGATGGAATTGCAGGAATGATCTTAACAGGAGCTGCCGTTAGTGGAAAAATACAGCTAAATACGCCAGAGGTGGTTTATAGTGTATCTGATGCAGAAAGTAAAGGAATAACAGCTACAGGACGGAATGATTATGCTTATAAGCAAATTCAGCAGTTCTATGATGAAGCAAAGTCAGGCGCGGAACTCTGGATAATGCTGGTTTCTGCAGACGTTTTAACCTCCGATATGCTCGACAAAAACAAGGAATATTCCAAGACCTTGTTTAACAGTTCAAAAGGCACAATTCGTTTACTGGGTGTTTCCAGAAAAGCGACACTCCCTGCAGAAACGGAAAATGGTATTGATAAAGATGTAGAGCTGTCGGTTTTAAAAGCTCAATCGCTTATCGAAGAATATGCTCCTCGTTTCAAAGAAGCGTCTGTAATTATTGACGGAGCAAATTACACGGGAGAACCAACCGAGTTAAAAGACTACACTCAGAATAATGATGAGTTTGTGAGTGTTTTGCTTGCAAACTCCGACGGATCGACTAACGCTTGTGTTGGATTGTTGTTAGGACGCCTGGCAAAAGACCCTGTACAAAG contains:
- a CDS encoding DUF2586 family protein is translated as MFLKLLKIPIVRHLIAGLAILIIGYFIGNSPTQEIKGKYDELSKSHQQLKVTLDTLQNKVIKMASQDRIKVENNLRGLHLKKGGTLQFLPDTNISQEKKETPREIRKKKRANRKSKKKRLMSNLPDVKININTEGISQSLQTQDGIAGMILTGAAVSGKIQLNTPEVVYSVSDAESKGITATGRNDYAYKQIQQFYDEAKSGAELWIMLVSADVLTSDMLDKNKEYSKTLFNSSKGTIRLLGVSRKATLPAETENGIDKDVELSVLKAQSLIEEYAPRFKEASVIIDGANYTGEPTELKDYTQNNDEFVSVLLANSDGSTNACVGLLLGRLAKDPVQRNPGRVRSGALPILQGYLTNKEKVDNQENHWNTLHKKGYIIMRSFAGRSGYFFSHAPTAVTAQNNLNTIPRVRTIYKARRLSYNVFIDEILEEIPIDASGKIAPALIKGWEAKIDTTLNREMTAKGEISSIRVNIPPDQDILSNDQLQLSLDIQPVGNAGNIVINLGFATV